A portion of the Eubacterium maltosivorans genome contains these proteins:
- a CDS encoding FeoA family protein, with amino-acid sequence MKTTLKDLRPGESGVVDTISVEGLMRRKLMDMGVTPGVEVMVDKVAPFGDPIEIHLRGYALSLRKNDAENILIA; translated from the coding sequence ATGAAAACAACATTGAAGGATTTAAGACCTGGGGAATCAGGTGTGGTTGATACAATTTCAGTGGAAGGCCTCATGCGCCGCAAGCTCATGGATATGGGCGTAACCCCTGGTGTGGAGGTAATGGTCGATAAGGTAGCGCCCTTTGGAGATCCAATCGAAATTCACCTTAGAGGCTATGCGTTAAGCCTACGTAAAAACGATGCTGAAAATATATTAATCGCCTAA
- the feoB gene encoding ferrous iron transport protein B — protein MNYRVALVGNPNSGKTTLFNSLTGSNLYVGNWPGVTIEKKEGDLRDTVSKITLVDLPGIYSLAPYSMDEIVSRDFLLSEPPDLIINILDASNIERNLYLTTQLMELKIPIIGVLNMMDIVEKKGLKLDLHSLKKGFGFPFMEISAQKGIGIEALIKAVEEKLESDRKAGKTPEFNPIFPDNIEKVIIDFDNLVQRSYPDILPGYPKIFRSIKLIEKDDEILKKVANCFGLDQDIYDAREKIREISGQDVDSTIADYRYRFITDQVARATKKIGKSHLAFEDRLDKVLMNRYAALPIFFIFMFIIYFVSINVVGDGTTGLIEGFISGTLIPGVTGFMEGLNVAPWLIALVTEGAITGVGAVLTFIPQITVLFIFISVLEDSGYMARVAFMMDRVFRKFGLSGKSFIPMVVGLGCSVPGIMATRTLENERERKLTIILTPFISCGAKMPIYVLMASAFFSKAQSVMVFSLYIVSLLVVFVSGVILSKTVFKGQDSGYLLELPPYRLPVLKNTVSQVWQRVKEFIVRAGTIIFAASVALWFLQNFGTNFQMTANADESILAAFGKLIAPIFAPLGFGNWVASVSVLSGIAAKEMIISTMSVLTSTFDGGFTMALGQIFTPLSAYSFILFVLLASPCMAALATMKKELGNWKTFGFAILYQTGTAYLISMLVYQIGSLFI, from the coding sequence ATGAATTATCGCGTTGCACTGGTGGGAAATCCGAATTCCGGAAAGACCACCCTATTTAACAGCCTGACTGGAAGCAATCTGTACGTGGGGAACTGGCCGGGGGTCACCATTGAAAAAAAGGAAGGGGATCTGCGGGATACCGTGAGCAAAATTACGCTGGTGGACCTTCCAGGCATTTATTCGCTGGCTCCCTATTCCATGGACGAGATCGTATCAAGGGATTTTCTGCTGAGTGAGCCGCCGGATCTGATCATCAATATTTTAGATGCCTCAAACATTGAGCGAAACCTGTACCTGACCACTCAGCTGATGGAATTGAAGATTCCCATCATCGGTGTGCTGAATATGATGGACATTGTTGAGAAAAAAGGACTGAAGCTTGATCTTCACTCCTTAAAAAAAGGGTTCGGCTTTCCATTTATGGAGATATCCGCCCAAAAGGGGATCGGTATTGAGGCGCTGATTAAGGCAGTCGAGGAAAAGCTGGAGAGTGACCGGAAAGCCGGAAAAACACCGGAATTCAATCCGATTTTTCCAGATAATATCGAAAAGGTCATCATTGATTTCGACAATCTGGTACAGCGGTCCTACCCGGATATTCTGCCCGGTTATCCAAAGATTTTCAGAAGCATCAAGCTCATTGAAAAGGATGATGAGATTCTGAAAAAGGTGGCGAACTGCTTTGGGCTGGATCAGGACATCTATGACGCCCGGGAAAAGATCAGGGAAATCAGCGGACAGGATGTGGACAGCACCATCGCGGATTACCGCTACCGCTTTATCACTGATCAGGTGGCAAGGGCTACGAAAAAGATTGGCAAGAGTCATCTGGCCTTTGAGGACAGGCTGGATAAGGTGCTCATGAACCGCTACGCGGCTCTGCCCATTTTCTTTATTTTTATGTTTATCATTTATTTTGTATCCATCAACGTGGTGGGGGATGGCACAACAGGTCTGATCGAGGGTTTTATCAGCGGGACGCTGATCCCCGGCGTGACGGGCTTTATGGAGGGGCTGAACGTGGCCCCGTGGCTCATCGCTCTGGTCACCGAGGGGGCCATCACCGGCGTGGGGGCGGTTCTGACCTTTATCCCCCAGATTACCGTGCTGTTTATCTTCATCTCTGTGCTGGAGGACAGTGGCTATATGGCGCGGGTGGCCTTCATGATGGACCGTGTGTTTCGGAAGTTCGGCCTTTCGGGAAAATCCTTTATCCCAATGGTCGTGGGGCTTGGGTGCTCGGTGCCTGGGATTATGGCGACACGGACTCTGGAGAATGAGCGGGAGCGGAAGCTCACCATTATCCTGACCCCGTTTATCTCCTGTGGGGCCAAGATGCCGATCTATGTGCTCATGGCGTCGGCCTTTTTCTCAAAAGCCCAGTCTGTCATGGTTTTTTCCTTGTATATCGTGAGTCTGCTGGTGGTCTTTGTGTCAGGCGTAATCCTATCCAAAACGGTATTTAAGGGGCAGGATTCCGGTTATCTGCTGGAACTGCCTCCCTACCGCCTGCCGGTGCTTAAAAACACGGTTAGCCAGGTATGGCAGCGCGTGAAGGAATTTATTGTGCGCGCCGGCACCATTATTTTTGCGGCCTCGGTTGCGCTGTGGTTTCTCCAGAACTTTGGCACCAATTTCCAGATGACCGCCAATGCCGATGAAAGTATTCTGGCGGCCTTCGGAAAATTGATCGCCCCGATTTTTGCCCCATTGGGCTTCGGCAACTGGGTGGCCAGCGTTTCGGTATTATCGGGCATTGCGGCCAAGGAAATGATCATCAGCACCATGAGTGTTCTGACCAGTACCTTTGACGGCGGCTTTACCATGGCGCTCGGACAGATATTCACCCCGCTCTCGGCTTACAGCTTTATCCTGTTTGTGCTTTTGGCATCGCCCTGCATGGCGGCTCTGGCGACCATGAAAAAGGAGCTGGGAAACTGGAAAACCTTTGGTTTTGCCATTTTGTACCAGACGGGTACCGCCTATCTGATCTCCATGCTGGTCTATCAGATTGGAAGCCTGTTTATTTGA
- a CDS encoding alanine/ornithine racemase family PLP-dependent enzyme, with product MYPLLRFNKQQILENTQTIVKAAAEKNISVTGITKCTGGNYEIAETLLAGGVTALGDSRVQNLVTLADLHCPKWLIRMPMLSEVEETVLYATLSLNSELKTVQALDAAAARHHKKHEVLIMVDLGDLREGYFTEESLCADMAEMLKLKNIDIRGIGANLSCTGAIVPTVETYERFNDFQTLLKKRFDLDCAITSGGASSTYFMVEDGTIPSCINNLRIGELILIGNDTSNNMRYENLHDDNFILDVEIIEIKDKPSMPIGKIGCDAYGCTPVFEDRGIRRRAICALGKQDTTMEDLTPLDKELEIIASSSDHLIVDITECGRAYQVGDIVSFRCNYVSALHASTSEYIYKSAF from the coding sequence ATGTATCCATTATTGCGATTTAACAAACAGCAAATTCTTGAAAATACACAGACGATTGTAAAGGCCGCTGCCGAAAAAAACATCAGCGTTACCGGCATTACCAAATGCACCGGCGGCAATTATGAGATTGCCGAAACCCTGCTGGCGGGCGGCGTTACAGCCCTTGGCGATTCCCGCGTCCAAAATCTCGTCACCCTCGCAGACCTTCATTGCCCAAAATGGCTGATCCGCATGCCCATGCTCTCCGAGGTTGAAGAAACCGTTCTGTACGCCACCCTTTCCCTAAACTCCGAGCTTAAAACAGTCCAGGCTCTGGACGCGGCGGCGGCCAGGCACCATAAAAAGCACGAGGTGCTGATCATGGTGGATCTGGGCGATCTGCGTGAGGGCTATTTCACAGAGGAATCCCTCTGCGCGGATATGGCGGAGATGCTGAAGCTTAAAAACATTGACATCCGGGGTATCGGCGCCAACCTGTCCTGCACTGGCGCCATCGTACCCACTGTGGAAACCTACGAGCGCTTTAACGATTTCCAGACCCTTCTTAAAAAACGTTTTGATCTGGACTGCGCCATTACCTCCGGCGGCGCCTCCAGCACCTATTTTATGGTGGAGGATGGCACCATTCCCTCCTGTATCAATAACCTGCGCATCGGCGAGCTGATCCTCATCGGAAACGATACCTCCAACAACATGCGCTATGAAAATCTTCACGACGACAATTTTATCCTGGATGTGGAGATTATCGAAATCAAGGATAAACCCTCCATGCCCATTGGCAAAATCGGCTGTGACGCCTATGGCTGCACCCCGGTATTTGAAGACCGCGGTATCCGCAGGCGGGCCATCTGCGCCCTGGGCAAGCAGGATACCACCATGGAGGATCTGACCCCGCTGGATAAAGAACTTGAGATCATCGCCTCCAGCTCAGACCACCTGATTGTGGATATCACCGAGTGCGGCCGTGCTTACCAGGTCGGGGATATTGTGTCCTTCCGCTGCAATTACGTCAGCGCCCTTCACGCCTCCACCTCGGAATACATCTATAAATCTGCTTTTTAA
- a CDS encoding LytTR family transcriptional regulator, whose translation MGESRSARQDDRQGRQPEDLTALTERIMEAHGERDLEFVMRYMDEHVLWIGALQNQYIHGKKAMREVLELEQDVPVCTEGADCEIAYRTADTVIVTGRLNAYTDPKTGYVLKQNQRLTFVYQKQPEGWRVVHLHVSNEWDVLQEGEVFPYACGRETYRYMQKQIDEKQQASQKVEVHIRKRPYILETHSILFIEAFKHHSMICRVGDRVQVDESITALAKRLPDTFLRVHRSFIINLNYVDHLEYSSVFLRDGIDVPIPKQHYRETRSHIMERLSRMGITLKEKSASP comes from the coding sequence ATGGGAGAAAGCAGGAGCGCCAGACAGGATGATAGGCAGGGCCGCCAGCCGGAAGACCTGACTGCGCTGACAGAGCGGATTATGGAGGCGCATGGTGAACGGGATCTGGAATTTGTGATGCGATATATGGATGAGCATGTACTGTGGATCGGGGCGCTGCAGAACCAATATATTCATGGGAAAAAAGCAATGCGCGAAGTCCTTGAGCTTGAACAGGATGTGCCTGTCTGCACAGAGGGGGCAGACTGTGAGATTGCCTACAGAACCGCAGATACTGTTATTGTGACCGGCCGCCTGAATGCTTATACAGACCCAAAGACCGGCTATGTTCTTAAGCAGAACCAGCGGCTTACCTTTGTCTATCAAAAGCAGCCCGAGGGCTGGCGGGTGGTACACCTGCATGTTTCCAACGAGTGGGATGTGCTTCAGGAAGGGGAGGTGTTTCCTTATGCCTGCGGCCGTGAGACTTACCGCTACATGCAGAAACAAATTGATGAAAAACAGCAGGCTTCCCAAAAGGTTGAGGTGCATATCCGTAAACGGCCGTATATTTTGGAAACCCACAGCATTCTTTTTATCGAGGCCTTTAAGCACCACAGCATGATCTGCCGGGTGGGGGACCGGGTTCAGGTTGACGAATCGATCACCGCGCTGGCAAAACGGCTGCCGGACACGTTTTTAAGAGTCCACCGCAGCTTTATCATTAACCTGAATTATGTGGACCATCTGGAATACAGCTCTGTTTTTCTGCGCGATGGAATTGATGTCCCGATTCCCAAGCAGCACTATCGAGAGACCAGGTCACACATTATGGAAAGGCTTTCCCGGATGGGTATTACGCTGAAGGAGAAATCGGCATCTCCATAA
- a CDS encoding DMT family transporter, producing the protein MKSLKGNLFIILSACIFGFTPIMGKITYLNGSNSIMLTFLRTFFCVPVLWIILKQQKVSFKLSKPQLKQLLIISFIGSAVTTLMLYQSYNYIPVGTATTLHFVYPVFVALGAILIFKEHLTKPKILALVIATAGISFFMGGKIEGGLLGILLALVSGLTYAFYILYLDKSSLLDLHPLKLSFYINLFVAGFVFIYGLFTGTLTLAITPMGWLLSFLVAMLCGFLGITLFQLGVKLSGGTTAAILSMFEPITSVVCGIAFLGEPVTLKSVLGCVLILTGVTVLTVFKGKAPAETPDLNLEFAANEEMEN; encoded by the coding sequence ATGAAAAGCTTAAAAGGAAATTTGTTTATCATACTCTCGGCCTGTATCTTTGGTTTTACACCGATCATGGGAAAAATCACCTATCTTAACGGCAGCAATTCCATTATGCTGACCTTTCTGAGAACCTTTTTCTGTGTACCGGTTTTATGGATTATTTTAAAACAGCAGAAGGTGTCCTTTAAGCTTTCAAAACCACAGCTTAAACAGCTTCTGATCATCAGCTTTATCGGTTCTGCGGTCACCACCCTCATGCTGTACCAGTCCTATAACTACATACCAGTGGGCACTGCCACCACCCTGCACTTTGTCTATCCAGTGTTTGTGGCTCTGGGCGCCATTCTGATCTTTAAAGAGCATCTGACCAAGCCCAAAATTCTGGCCCTGGTCATCGCCACAGCTGGTATCAGCTTTTTTATGGGCGGTAAAATTGAAGGCGGCCTGCTGGGTATCCTCTTAGCCCTGGTTTCCGGCCTGACTTATGCCTTCTACATCCTGTATCTGGATAAAAGCAGTCTTTTAGATCTGCACCCGCTCAAGCTGTCCTTTTATATTAACCTGTTTGTGGCCGGCTTTGTCTTTATCTACGGCCTGTTCACCGGCACCCTGACCCTTGCCATCACCCCTATGGGCTGGCTGCTCTCCTTTCTGGTGGCCATGCTCTGCGGCTTTCTGGGCATTACCCTGTTCCAGCTGGGCGTCAAGCTGTCCGGGGGCACCACAGCCGCCATCCTCAGCATGTTTGAGCCCATCACCAGCGTGGTCTGCGGCATCGCCTTTCTGGGCGAGCCCGTTACGCTGAAAAGTGTGCTGGGCTGTGTGCTGATTCTGACCGGTGTCACCGTCCTCACCGTGTTTAAAGGGAAGGCGCCGGCTGAGACGCCTGATCTAAATTTAGAGTTTGCTGCCAATGAGGAAATGGAAAATTGA
- a CDS encoding putative ABC transporter permease: MKKTQASAQNDSGSRSFAAGLNFYKLFWIFMIGCFLGTILEMIFCFVTQHGLIESRSGLIYGPFNPVYGFGAVVLTIVLRPLAHKRDLIIFLFSMVIGSGFEYLCSAFQQYFMGTVSWDYSNLPLNIGGRTCLLYGLFWGILGLLWVKDIYPYFSKWIEKIPNKVGVVLTWVLVVFMVFNMAISALAVQRWDQRDHGVKADNAFEEFLDKTYPDDFMRKIYPNMIL, encoded by the coding sequence ATGAAAAAGACACAGGCATCTGCCCAAAACGACTCAGGCAGCCGCTCCTTCGCGGCGGGCTTGAATTTTTATAAGCTATTCTGGATTTTTATGATCGGGTGTTTTTTAGGGACGATTCTTGAAATGATTTTTTGTTTTGTAACCCAGCACGGTCTTATTGAGAGCCGGTCAGGTTTGATTTACGGCCCCTTTAACCCAGTCTACGGCTTTGGAGCTGTGGTTCTGACCATTGTTTTAAGGCCTCTTGCCCATAAAAGAGACCTGATCATCTTTCTTTTCAGTATGGTCATTGGCTCAGGCTTTGAGTATCTCTGTTCAGCCTTTCAACAGTATTTTATGGGGACCGTATCCTGGGATTACAGCAACCTTCCCCTCAACATCGGCGGGCGCACCTGTCTGCTGTATGGGCTGTTCTGGGGCATTCTGGGGCTTTTGTGGGTAAAGGATATTTACCCGTATTTCTCCAAATGGATCGAAAAAATTCCCAACAAGGTGGGGGTAGTGCTGACCTGGGTGCTGGTGGTGTTTATGGTCTTTAACATGGCGATTTCCGCCCTGGCGGTCCAGCGCTGGGACCAGCGTGACCACGGCGTGAAGGCGGACAATGCCTTTGAGGAATTTCTGGATAAGACCTATCCCGATGATTTTATGCGGAAGATTTATCCGAATATGATTCTTTAG
- the leuS gene encoding leucine--tRNA ligase → MKIYDHHKIEKKWQKYWEDHDTFKIEQNSDKEKFYGLVEFPYPSGAGLHVGHVRAYTSLEIISRKRRMEGFNVLFPIGWDAFGLPTENYAIKTGRHPREVTDENIKVFTQQLKSIGYSFDWDCEIDTTDPNYFKWTQWIFLQLFKHGLVYRDRTYVNFCSGCKVVLANEDFREGKCSICGSEVVQLEKDVWFLKIREYAEKLLAGLDDVDYLPRIRLEQENWIGKSIGAEVDFDIAGADQKLRVFTTRPDTLFGVTFMVIAPEHPLIEEMQDRITNMDAIVDYQEAAKRKTEFERVQLAKEKTGVMIEGIRGINPLSGEEVPIFIADYVMMGYGTGAIMAVPGHDTRDWEFAKKFGLPIIEVIKGGDVSVEAYTDTASGEMVNSGFLNGMEVREAIAKTIEYLEEKGLGKKTINYKMKDWAFNRQRYWGEPIPIVHCPKCGMVPVPEDQLPLELPKVKSYEPTDTGESPLAGIPEWVNTTCPHCGGPAKRETDTMPQWAGSSWYFLRYFDNKNDQALADYDKMKYWMPVDWYNGGMEHVTRHLLYSRFWHKFLYDIGVVPTAEPYKKRTMQGLILGSDGEKMSKSKGNVVNPNDIIDEYGADTLRTYVMFIGDYEKPAPWSENGTKGAKRYLDRVWKLQEIVTDETGYSPELEGMMHKTIKKVSSDYEEMKFNTAIAALMTLLNEFNSVGKVTKDEFKTYLQLLYPVAPHITEELWEIAGLEGCLHDSPWPAYDEAKTVDDVIEMAVQINGKVRGKISLPADADKEAAKAIALEHENIRSYVEGKNIVKEIFVPGKIFNLVVK, encoded by the coding sequence ATGAAGATATACGACCATCATAAAATTGAGAAAAAATGGCAGAAATACTGGGAAGACCACGATACCTTTAAAATCGAGCAGAACTCGGATAAAGAAAAGTTTTATGGTCTGGTAGAATTCCCGTATCCCTCAGGAGCCGGGCTGCACGTTGGACACGTAAGAGCCTACACATCCCTTGAAATCATTTCAAGAAAGCGCCGGATGGAGGGCTTTAACGTCTTATTCCCCATTGGCTGGGATGCCTTTGGCCTGCCGACCGAGAACTACGCCATCAAGACGGGCCGCCATCCGAGAGAAGTTACGGATGAAAACATCAAGGTATTTACCCAGCAGCTGAAATCTATTGGGTACTCCTTTGACTGGGACTGCGAGATTGACACCACCGATCCAAACTATTTTAAGTGGACCCAGTGGATATTCTTACAGCTTTTTAAACACGGTCTGGTTTACAGAGACCGCACCTACGTCAATTTCTGCAGCGGCTGCAAGGTCGTACTGGCCAATGAAGACTTCCGCGAGGGCAAATGCTCCATCTGCGGCAGCGAGGTCGTGCAGCTTGAAAAAGACGTTTGGTTCCTGAAAATCCGTGAGTATGCCGAAAAGCTTCTGGCAGGCCTGGACGATGTGGATTACCTGCCGCGTATCCGCCTGGAACAGGAAAACTGGATCGGTAAATCCATTGGCGCCGAGGTCGATTTTGACATCGCAGGCGCAGATCAGAAGCTCCGTGTTTTCACCACCCGTCCCGACACCCTGTTCGGCGTGACCTTTATGGTCATCGCGCCTGAGCATCCGCTGATCGAGGAAATGCAGGACCGCATCACCAACATGGACGCCATTGTGGATTACCAGGAAGCCGCCAAGCGCAAGACTGAATTCGAACGTGTCCAGCTGGCCAAGGAAAAAACCGGGGTCATGATCGAGGGTATCCGCGGCATCAACCCCTTAAGCGGGGAAGAAGTCCCCATTTTTATCGCAGACTATGTTATGATGGGCTACGGCACCGGCGCCATTATGGCGGTTCCGGGCCATGATACCCGTGACTGGGAATTCGCGAAGAAATTCGGGCTGCCGATCATCGAGGTCATCAAGGGCGGCGACGTGAGCGTGGAAGCCTATACCGATACGGCCAGTGGCGAGATGGTGAACTCCGGCTTCTTAAACGGAATGGAAGTCAGGGAAGCCATTGCCAAAACCATCGAATATCTGGAAGAAAAGGGACTTGGCAAAAAGACCATCAACTATAAAATGAAGGACTGGGCCTTTAACCGCCAGCGCTACTGGGGTGAGCCGATTCCGATTGTCCACTGCCCGAAATGCGGCATGGTCCCTGTACCGGAAGACCAGCTGCCCTTAGAGCTGCCAAAGGTCAAGAGCTATGAACCCACCGACACCGGCGAGTCTCCGCTGGCCGGCATCCCTGAATGGGTTAACACCACCTGTCCGCACTGCGGCGGCCCGGCCAAGCGCGAAACCGACACCATGCCGCAGTGGGCCGGCTCCAGCTGGTATTTCCTGCGCTATTTTGACAACAAAAACGACCAGGCGCTGGCCGACTATGACAAAATGAAATACTGGATGCCTGTCGACTGGTATAACGGCGGTATGGAGCACGTCACACGCCATCTGCTCTACTCCCGTTTCTGGCATAAATTCCTGTATGACATCGGCGTGGTACCCACAGCCGAGCCTTACAAAAAACGGACCATGCAGGGCCTGATCCTTGGCTCAGACGGTGAAAAAATGTCCAAGTCCAAGGGCAACGTCGTCAACCCCAACGATATCATCGACGAATACGGCGCCGATACCCTGAGAACCTATGTCATGTTCATCGGGGACTATGAAAAACCCGCGCCATGGTCCGAAAATGGCACCAAGGGCGCCAAGCGTTACCTGGACCGTGTCTGGAAGCTTCAGGAAATTGTGACAGACGAAACAGGCTATAGCCCAGAGCTGGAAGGCATGATGCACAAAACCATCAAAAAAGTCAGCAGCGACTACGAAGAAATGAAATTCAACACGGCCATCGCGGCTCTGATGACCCTGCTCAACGAGTTTAACAGCGTGGGCAAGGTGACAAAGGATGAGTTTAAAACCTATCTTCAGCTGCTGTACCCGGTAGCGCCGCATATCACCGAGGAGCTCTGGGAAATCGCCGGACTGGAAGGCTGCCTGCACGACAGCCCGTGGCCTGCTTATGACGAAGCCAAAACAGTGGACGACGTCATCGAGATGGCCGTCCAGATCAATGGCAAGGTGCGCGGTAAGATCAGCCTGCCCGCCGACGCGGACAAGGAAGCCGCCAAGGCCATCGCCCTTGAGCATGAAAATATCCGCAGCTACGTAGAAGGCAAAAATATCGTGAAGGAAATCTTTGTGCCAGGCAAAATCTTTAACCTGGTTGTGAAATAA